From a region of the Dickeya poaceiphila genome:
- the ygiD gene encoding 4,5-DOPA-extradiol-dioxygenase — MSTSRMPALFLGHGSPMNALEDNHYTQAWHKLGETLPRPKAIVAVSAHWYTRGTAVTAMDKPRTIHDFGGFPQALFETQYPAPGAPEVAKRVQELLAPVPVYADHKEWGLDHGTWGVLIKVYPQADIPIVQLSVDGTKPPAYHYDLGCKLSALRDEGIMIVASGNVVHNLRMIKWNGEGDPYSWATSFNDFVRSNLAWQGDVAEHPLVNFMQHNDAALSNPTPDHFLPLLYVLGSWNGQEPVTTPTDGIVMGSLSMMSVQVG; from the coding sequence ATGAGTACTTCCCGGATGCCTGCACTTTTTCTGGGCCACGGTAGCCCGATGAATGCGCTGGAAGACAATCACTACACACAAGCCTGGCATAAACTGGGAGAAACTTTGCCTCGTCCGAAGGCGATAGTGGCGGTATCTGCACACTGGTATACCCGTGGTACAGCAGTCACGGCGATGGATAAGCCGCGCACTATTCATGATTTTGGCGGTTTCCCGCAGGCATTATTCGAAACCCAATACCCGGCGCCTGGGGCGCCAGAGGTGGCTAAACGGGTTCAGGAGTTGCTGGCGCCGGTGCCGGTATATGCAGACCATAAGGAATGGGGATTAGATCACGGTACCTGGGGCGTACTTATCAAGGTATATCCACAGGCGGATATACCGATAGTGCAACTTAGCGTCGATGGTACTAAACCGCCTGCTTATCACTATGATCTGGGCTGCAAACTATCTGCGTTGCGAGACGAGGGCATTATGATTGTTGCCAGCGGGAATGTGGTGCACAACCTGCGGATGATCAAGTGGAACGGCGAGGGCGACCCCTATAGCTGGGCCACGTCATTCAACGATTTTGTGCGCAGCAATCTGGCCTGGCAGGGTGATGTGGCGGAACATCCGTTGGTGAATTTTATGCAACACAATGATGCCGCCCTGTCTAATCCGACGCCGGATCATTTCTTGCCGCTGTTGTATGTACTGGGTAGCTGGAATGGCCAGGAGCCGGTTACCACACCGACGGATGGCATTGTGATGGGGTCGCTCAGCATGATGTCGGTGCAGGTTGGATAA
- the rsmI gene encoding 16S rRNA (cytidine(1402)-2'-O)-methyltransferase yields MNQDQQAQISASTLYIVPTPIGNLADITQRALMVLQQVDLIAAEDTRHTGLLLQHFAINARLFALHDHNEQQKAEQLLARLQQGMSIALVSDAGTPLINDPGYHLVRRCREAGVRVVPLPGPCAAITALSAAGLPSDRFCYEGFLPAKTKARKDRLRDLLEEPRTLIFYESTHRLLDSLQDMVEVWGPDRYVVLARELTKTWESLYGAPVGALLAWVQEDENRRKGEMVLIVEGHQPDEEALSAAALRTLQLLRAELPLKKAAALAAEIHGVKKNALYRYGLEQEEGHA; encoded by the coding sequence CCGCCTCCACGCTTTACATTGTTCCCACGCCTATCGGCAATCTGGCGGATATCACGCAGCGGGCGCTGATGGTGTTACAACAGGTTGATCTTATTGCAGCAGAAGATACCCGTCATACCGGTTTATTGTTACAACATTTCGCTATTAATGCGCGCCTGTTCGCACTCCATGACCACAACGAACAGCAAAAGGCGGAGCAATTGCTGGCGCGCTTGCAACAAGGCATGAGTATCGCGTTGGTGTCGGATGCGGGTACACCGTTGATTAACGACCCCGGTTACCATCTGGTTCGGCGATGCCGCGAGGCTGGCGTGCGCGTTGTGCCGTTGCCGGGGCCGTGTGCGGCGATTACCGCGTTATCCGCCGCTGGTTTGCCGTCGGATCGCTTTTGTTATGAGGGGTTCCTGCCTGCGAAGACTAAGGCGCGTAAGGACAGGCTGCGCGACCTGTTGGAAGAGCCGCGTACCCTGATTTTTTACGAATCAACCCACCGATTGCTGGATAGCCTGCAGGATATGGTTGAGGTCTGGGGGCCGGATCGTTATGTGGTACTGGCGCGGGAACTGACCAAAACCTGGGAGTCGCTGTACGGCGCGCCGGTGGGGGCGTTGTTGGCCTGGGTACAGGAAGACGAGAACCGCCGCAAAGGCGAGATGGTGTTGATTGTGGAAGGGCATCAGCCTGACGAAGAGGCATTATCTGCAGCGGCGTTGCGAACCTTGCAACTGTTGCGGGCGGAATTGCCGCTGAAGAAAGCGGCGGCGTTGGCGGCAGAAATCCATGGTGTGAAAAAGAACGCGCTTTACCGCTACGGGCTGGAGCAGGAAGAAGGTCATGCATAA